A genomic stretch from Aedes albopictus strain Foshan chromosome 2, AalbF5, whole genome shotgun sequence includes:
- the LOC109419873 gene encoding inhibitor of nuclear factor kappa-B kinase subunit alpha — MMMAQNEDPPFIGDWHREKKLGSGGFGFVTLWKNHKTNEMVAIKKCHILLDKSEMTDKNCERWCNEVSLMTNKVRNENIVRTVQVQPEAFLQELIKCSANKLPILCMEYCEGGDLRRVLNRVSSCSGLKELEVREILRSLRNAISYLHGLKITHRDIKPENIVLKQVGDRVVYKLTDLGYAKALDKQSLNASLVGTVEYIAPDLIYCDRYNCSVDYWSMGIIGFEIICGIRPFSPHSIVAKWMMLVQQKKSNHIAITEDNRENYTYHSEIFPENHISSVLKTYLEKWLTLALEWNPKQRGHVFQIGDKEVTEQQLKSAKEPPNGQPVQVLKIFSMLDHILAKKILTIFCLYDCRFLSVEIDDTTNMDTLCSAIAAQTGIARDAIEFVLPLEQKLDRVTATTKPVDLYLDGFYDKPMLFVVKKGAIIQADLKPQIPKSVTDVFQNIKVKLKPHMLRQFVANAWFFVTSEQRVYATALDGIKNYGLMLNEEIVKGREDVVRLNKVSYGISGGLEYHKLSLNHAKEKAMSNQLSPDTIQQCFAVLEERCVRMEATVGKLAEVADKITTRYESVLKRSREAVSHPLLRASDQQDHFNLKSLDSRFEIARVQILEKNTHEKSHIDMLQAVYECLKKRDILLRDYSFKELQQQLIDIRREMQEIRKALDKAQEHAEKFKKDLAKMIVEHNNTVWSLLSQSSSVNNATCNGNGSIIPDIDRIMGSGSGTVVNGDLPGAPQFVVGGTVSSLPNSLGGEPISKSLLCFGEGPDVMSLITANESLIMTTDGLINDAFEWMK; from the exons CTATTAAAAAATGCCACATCCTGCTCGATAAGAGCGAGATGACCGACAAGAACTGTGAACGCTGGTGCAACGAGGTATCGCTGATGACGAACAAGGTACGCAACGAGAACATCGTTCGCACGGTTCAGGTTCAACCGGAAGCCTTCCTGCAGGAGCTGATCAAGTGTTCGGCGAACAAGCTGCCGATACTTTGTATGGAGTACTGCGAGGGTGGCGATCTGAGACGGGTTCTGAATCGAGTCTCCAGCTGCAGTGGGCTGAAAGAGTTGGAGGTCAGGGAGATTTTGCGATCGCTGAGGAATGCGATTTCCTATTTGCACGGCTTGAAGATCACACACCGGGATATTAAGCCAGAAAATATTGTGCTGAAGCAGGTGGGGGATCGGGTTGTGTACAAGCTGACAGATTTGGGGTATGCGAAAGCGCTGGATAAGCAGAGCTTGAATGCCAGCTTGGTCGGAACGGTTGAGTATATTGCTCCGGATTTAATTTATTGCGATCGGTACAACTGTTCTGTCGATTACTGGTCCATGGGTATCATAGGGTTTGAGATCATTTGTGGCATACGCCCGTTCAGCCCGCATTCGATCGTTGCCAAGTGGATGATGCTTGTTCAGCAAAAGAAGTCCAACCATATCGCTATAACAGAAGATAATCGTGAGAATTACACGTATCACAGTGAAATTTTCCCTGAAAATCACATATCTAGCGTCCTCAAAACTTATCTGGAGAAATGGTTGACCCTTGCCTTGGAGTGGAATCCAAAACAGCGAGGACACGTCTTCCAAATCGGCGACAAGGAAGTCACAGAACAGCAGCTAAAATCCGCCAAAGAACCGCCAAACGGACAACCCGTTCAGGTGCTGAAGATTTTCTCCATGCTAGACCATATTCTGGCCAAGAAAATTCTTACCATTTTCTGTCTGTACGACTGTCGTTTCCTGAGCGTTGAAATCGACGATACAACCAACATGGATACACTATGTTCCGCGATCGCCGCCCAAACCGGAATCGCTCGAGACGCGATCGAGTTCGTTTTGCCATTAGAACAGAAGCTGGACCGTGTAACGGCCACCACCAAGCCGGTCGATCTCTACTTGGACGGATTCTACGACAAACCGATGCTCTTTGTCGTCAAAAAAGGTGCCATCATTCAGGCGGATCTCAAGCCGCAAATCCCCAAGAGCGTAACGGACGTATTCCAGAATATCAAGGTCAAACTGAAGCCCCACATGCTCAGGCAGTTCGTAGCGAATGCGTGGTTCTTTGTGACCAGCGAGCAAAGGGTTTACGCCACGGCACTGGACGGAATCAAGAACTACGGACTGATGTTGAACGAGGAGATTGTCAAGGGCAGGGAAGATGTGGTCCGGCTGAATAAGGTGTCGTACGGAATCAGCGGCGGTTTGGAGTATCACAAACTGTCGTTGAACCACGCCAAGGAGAAGGCGATGAGCAATCAG TTATCGCCTGACACCATCCAGCAGTGCTTCGCCGTACTGGAGGAACGTTGTGTCCGAATGGAGGCCACCGTCGGCAAGCTAGCGGAAGTGGCGGACAAGATAACCACCAGATACGAATCGGTGCTGAAGCGAAGTCGCGAAGCCGTATCCCACCCGTTGCTGCGCGCCTCGGACCAGCAGGATCATTTCAATCTGAAAAGTTTGGACAGTCGGTTCGAAATCGCCCGGGTGCAGATTCTGGAGAAAAACACCCACGAGAAGTCGCACATCGATATGCTGCAGGCGGTCTACGAGTGCCTGAAGAAGCGCGACATTCTGCTGAGGGACTACAGTTTCAAAGAGTTGCAACA GCAGCTGATTGACATCCGTCGCGAAATGCAAGAGATTAGAAAAGCCCTGGACAAGGCACAGGAGCACGCGGAAAAGTTCAAGAAGGACTTGGCCAAGATGATTGTGGAGCATAACAACACCGTGTGGAGCTTGCTGAGTCAGAGTTCCTCAGTGAACAACGCAACATGCAACGGAAATGGTTCAATCATTCCCGACATTGACCGAATAATGGGTTCCGGCAGTGGAACCGTTGTTAATGGGGATTTGCCGGGTGCTCCGCAGTTCGTGGTGGGAGGTACGGTTTCCTCGTTGCCGAATTCATTGGGAGGCGAGCCTATCAGCAAGAGTTTACTCTGCTTTGGCGAGGGACCGGACGTCATGTCGTTGATCACGGCTAATGAGTCATTGATTATGAC TACCGACGGTCTTATAAACGACGCATTCGAGTGGATGAAGTGA
- the LOC109420705 gene encoding transmembrane protein 242, producing the protein MEQPTESKPAFPRPEMSDEERKFRYRASAFLAGVAGIAAVAGFSKTIMTAKKSDPQFFERGVQGSIAMQETGASLAMRALGWGTLYAFLGTGTICYGIWKLTGATNMKEFRESIGNIFPKIPKNDPPRSRTEFDGLSDLMRYLSTWDRKDK; encoded by the exons ATGGAACAACCAACGGAATCAAAACCAGCATTTCCGCGTCCGGAAATGTCCGACGAGGAGCGGAAATTTCGATATCGAG CATCCGCCTTCCTAGCCGGAGTAGCGGGCATCGCAGCGGTGGCCGGATTCAGCAAAACAATTATGACGGCCAAGAAGTCCGATCCACAGTTTTTCGAACGGGGCGTCCAGGGCAGTATCGCCATGCAGGAAACCGGTGCCAGTTTGGCGATGCGAGCCCTCGGGTGGGGGACGCTGTATGCCTTCCTCGGAACCGGTACCATTTGCTACGGTATCTGGAAGCTCACGGGAGCTACGAAT ATGAAAGAATTCCGCGAATCAATTGGAAACATCTTCCCAAAGATTCCGAAGAATGACCCACCCAGGAGTAGAACCGAATTCGACGGGCTGTCGGATCTGATGAGGTACTTGAGCACCTGGGATAGAAAAGATAAGTAA